The following are from one region of the Streptomyces sp. NBC_01264 genome:
- a CDS encoding DUF397 domain-containing protein, translating into MSKSKPAPSEFDLSAVEWVVSSHSGGGGDCVRVGTQDGFVLVGDSKNPDRLPHVYTPGEAKAWLLGVKDGEFDFVLDL; encoded by the coding sequence GTGAGCAAGAGCAAGCCCGCCCCCTCCGAGTTCGATCTGTCGGCCGTGGAGTGGGTGGTGTCCTCGCACAGCGGTGGCGGGGGCGACTGCGTCAGGGTCGGCACGCAGGACGGCTTCGTCCTGGTAGGCGATTCGAAGAACCCGGATCGCCTCCCGCACGTCTACACCCCCGGCGAGGCCAAGGCCTGGCTGCTGGGGGTGAAGGACGGCGAGTTCGACTTCGTGCTCGACCTGTGA
- a CDS encoding helix-turn-helix domain-containing protein, with product MADANEAPWSLTHSEVGSRLEELRERRDLTQGATVELLMRERSIRTNVSTLSKIENGRQKTLPSELVEALLDLYGAEPETRRYVLGLLSVDTTPAGRRRRPALWRRHAALLGPMKFEGYLQLERRASRIRNYQPHLTPGLVQTDLYARHAIASMRPELSAADVRGLVDVRMDRQQQVFGGSPLREFQALLEQGALRRKVGDEEVRHGQLERLLRVSQEEKIEIRVLPDSIGSHPGLAGPFVLMGFDEASRDVVWCELAKRSVYFDQPDDVAYYDEVFTDLWKRALSSADTRVLIEEMIKEK from the coding sequence ATGGCGGATGCGAACGAGGCCCCCTGGTCACTCACGCACAGCGAAGTGGGCAGTCGGCTGGAGGAGTTGAGAGAGCGCCGCGACCTGACTCAGGGCGCGACCGTCGAACTCCTCATGCGAGAACGCAGCATCAGGACCAACGTCTCCACGTTGAGCAAGATCGAGAACGGCAGGCAGAAGACACTGCCGAGCGAACTCGTAGAGGCCCTGCTCGACCTGTACGGGGCCGAACCCGAGACGCGACGGTACGTGCTCGGCTTGCTGAGCGTGGACACGACTCCAGCCGGCCGCCGACGTCGGCCGGCGCTTTGGCGACGCCACGCAGCGCTACTCGGACCGATGAAGTTCGAGGGGTACCTCCAACTGGAGAGGCGCGCGTCGCGGATCCGGAACTATCAACCGCACCTGACGCCGGGTCTTGTCCAAACGGATCTCTACGCACGACATGCCATCGCGAGCATGCGCCCCGAACTCAGTGCAGCGGATGTCCGCGGTCTCGTCGACGTCCGGATGGATCGGCAACAGCAGGTCTTCGGCGGGAGTCCGCTTCGCGAGTTCCAGGCATTGCTCGAACAGGGAGCGTTGCGTCGCAAGGTGGGCGACGAAGAGGTCCGGCACGGGCAGCTCGAGCGCCTCCTGCGTGTGTCGCAGGAGGAGAAGATTGAAATCCGCGTGCTGCCGGACAGTATCGGGAGCCACCCAGGCCTTGCTGGGCCGTTCGTTCTAATGGGGTTCGACGAGGCGTCCAGGGACGTTGTCTGGTGCGAGCTCGCGAAGAGGTCGGTCTACTTCGACCAACCCGATGACGTGGCCTACTACGACGAAGTATTCACCGATCTATGGAAGCGGGCTCTGAGCTCTGCTGACACGCGCGTCCTCATCGAGGAAATGATCAAGGAGAAGTAG
- a CDS encoding transcriptional regulator, XRE family protein: MGPGEAVGGWELAGRQALDGTTAAVAFRAATAAGCLAHLDAGDAGALDEFLRPARRGFLIGVDGRESPQLFVVDAAIARRERAASAGQSASALPKAHLLDDLTYGLVWSLVQLDDGLLADDFALEQEQKVLETYLDLPRSAPSRRTVPDLTKAGAQWLGSTYCARHIMRRLDGLTDPPAFWTREQTGEQASTWLWLRHKADYLKAVSARYAGSAPLSRAFCIPEIEVSRSGRYERILLLLAIALMELHGVRVDVLTKPEYSHVDGFVLVPGQRAVVANWARTDEEIWAVDTVTRRPALREYSEALGEAREHSVMQGPDPEVRLRSMAGYLDIDWVWLVERSREMSECGTASIVRPRSRHLTVESLDEVFAFLASLAPDR; this comes from the coding sequence ATGGGGCCCGGAGAAGCGGTCGGCGGGTGGGAGTTGGCCGGTCGGCAGGCCCTGGACGGCACGACAGCGGCTGTTGCCTTCCGCGCCGCCACAGCTGCAGGTTGCCTCGCCCACCTGGACGCCGGCGACGCGGGAGCGCTGGATGAGTTCCTCCGACCAGCCCGTCGCGGCTTTCTCATCGGCGTCGACGGCCGGGAGTCCCCACAGCTGTTCGTCGTCGACGCCGCGATCGCCCGCCGTGAAAGAGCGGCATCGGCTGGCCAAAGTGCGTCAGCCCTGCCGAAAGCTCACTTACTGGACGACCTCACGTACGGCTTGGTGTGGTCCCTCGTCCAGTTGGACGACGGCCTCCTGGCCGACGACTTCGCTCTGGAGCAAGAGCAGAAGGTGCTGGAAACGTACCTCGATCTCCCGCGATCGGCCCCCAGCCGCAGGACCGTTCCTGACCTCACGAAGGCAGGCGCCCAGTGGCTCGGATCCACCTACTGCGCCCGCCACATCATGCGGCGGCTGGACGGCCTGACGGATCCCCCGGCCTTCTGGACCCGTGAGCAAACGGGCGAGCAGGCCTCCACCTGGCTCTGGCTCAGGCACAAGGCTGACTACCTCAAGGCCGTCTCGGCGCGCTATGCCGGCTCCGCCCCGCTCTCCCGCGCCTTCTGCATCCCCGAGATCGAGGTGAGCCGCAGCGGCAGGTACGAGCGGATCCTTTTGCTGCTGGCGATCGCGCTCATGGAACTGCACGGGGTCCGTGTGGATGTGCTGACCAAGCCCGAGTACTCCCACGTCGACGGCTTCGTCCTCGTCCCCGGGCAGCGAGCCGTGGTGGCCAACTGGGCGCGGACGGACGAGGAGATCTGGGCTGTCGACACCGTCACTCGGCGGCCGGCCCTGCGGGAGTACAGCGAGGCCCTCGGCGAAGCGCGGGAGCACAGCGTGATGCAGGGCCCCGACCCGGAAGTCCGGCTCCGCTCCATGGCCGGATACCTGGACATCGACTGGGTGTGGCTGGTCGAGCGGTCCCGTGAGATGAGCGAATGCGGCACGGCGAGCATCGTCCGCCCGCGCAGCCGGCACCTGACCGTGGAATCCCTCGACGAGGTGTTCGCCTTCCTCGCCTCTCTTGCCCCGGACCGCTGA
- a CDS encoding asparaginase, which yields MDPSPRAQLPSALVLSLGGTIAMAAPGAGHGGVAPRLTAEDLVAAVPELAEEAELELRDFRKIPGAWLEIDDIAAVAELLNKQAAAGTTGFVITQGTDTLEEVAYLLDLLYEGAAPVVVTGAMRHAQMAGADGPANVLAAVRTAVSPQAREMGVLVAFSDELHAARHVQKIHSTSPSAFSSPGAGPVGFLIEGRPRFQFTLPRQPRVELPLIRPASVEVIEATLGSEGAFLDAASSLDGLVVAAFGAGHVPRTWAPRLGDLASRFPVVLTSRTGAGSVLTGTYDFGPGSETDLLGRGLINGGRLEPRKARLLLLALLRSGADQPTIQAAFAAHR from the coding sequence ATGGACCCCAGCCCTCGGGCCCAGCTCCCCTCCGCTCTGGTTCTCTCCCTTGGCGGCACTATCGCGATGGCGGCCCCGGGAGCAGGACACGGCGGCGTGGCGCCCCGGTTGACCGCCGAGGACCTCGTCGCCGCGGTTCCGGAGCTCGCCGAGGAGGCCGAGCTGGAGCTGCGGGACTTCCGAAAGATCCCCGGAGCGTGGTTGGAGATCGACGACATCGCCGCTGTCGCCGAGCTGCTCAACAAGCAGGCCGCGGCGGGGACGACCGGGTTCGTGATCACCCAGGGGACCGACACCCTGGAGGAGGTTGCCTACCTTCTCGACCTGCTGTACGAGGGGGCGGCGCCCGTCGTGGTTACCGGCGCCATGCGCCACGCGCAGATGGCGGGGGCCGACGGTCCGGCCAACGTCCTCGCCGCGGTGCGCACCGCCGTCAGCCCCCAGGCGCGCGAGATGGGTGTCCTCGTCGCTTTCTCCGACGAACTGCACGCCGCCCGCCACGTCCAGAAGATTCACAGCACCAGCCCGTCGGCCTTCTCCTCGCCCGGTGCCGGCCCGGTCGGATTCCTGATCGAAGGCCGGCCGCGGTTCCAGTTCACCCTGCCGCGACAGCCGCGCGTCGAGCTGCCCCTGATCCGCCCCGCCTCCGTCGAGGTGATCGAAGCCACGCTCGGAAGTGAGGGCGCCTTCCTCGACGCAGCGAGCTCCCTGGACGGCCTGGTCGTCGCGGCCTTCGGCGCTGGCCACGTACCCCGGACGTGGGCTCCGCGGCTGGGCGACTTGGCATCCCGTTTCCCGGTCGTCCTCACCTCAAGGACGGGGGCGGGCAGCGTCCTTACCGGCACTTACGACTTCGGCCCGGGCTCCGAGACCGACCTCCTGGGCCGTGGCCTGATCAACGGCGGGCGGCTTGAGCCGCGGAAGGCCCGGCTGCTTCTGCTGGCGCTGCTGCGCTCCGGCGCCGATCAGCCCACGATCCAGGCCGCGTTCGCGGCGCACCGCTGA
- a CDS encoding PPC domain-containing DNA-binding protein, whose product MRATEITVGRTFAVVFEHGEDFYEALDGFCREAGVRAGHLTFIGGFSHARLVGTCEPLEHPERPLWKEVEVETLEVLGSGTLAWDPEQQRVTPHIHISAGLKADSADGRTSHLLGATVQFLAEVVIKEWTAPEVTRPRDPGLYDVPMLTFGPTD is encoded by the coding sequence ATGCGCGCCACCGAGATCACCGTCGGCCGGACGTTCGCCGTCGTCTTCGAGCACGGTGAGGACTTCTACGAGGCCCTGGACGGCTTCTGTCGCGAGGCCGGCGTCCGGGCGGGCCACCTCACCTTCATCGGCGGCTTCAGTCATGCCCGGCTGGTGGGGACCTGCGAGCCCTTGGAGCACCCAGAGCGCCCGCTGTGGAAAGAGGTCGAAGTCGAGACCTTGGAGGTCCTCGGGAGCGGGACGCTCGCCTGGGACCCCGAGCAGCAGCGAGTCACCCCCCACATCCACATCTCCGCAGGGCTCAAGGCGGACTCCGCCGACGGACGCACCAGCCACCTGCTGGGCGCGACCGTGCAGTTCCTCGCCGAGGTCGTCATCAAGGAGTGGACCGCCCCGGAGGTGACCCGCCCACGCGACCCCGGCCTGTACGACGTGCCCATGCTCACGTTCGGCCCGACGGACTGA
- a CDS encoding 2'-5' RNA ligase family protein → MSPELDTDPSAFPSAPPASLDDPEVIVENDWRAFQEVERTTNHWDRPGWSDEQRSYYWMHTFPDPGELLQRTEHCQHVLQHLGMDPVPADGLHVTVLRVGAADQVSTAQLEHLLDLTQELPVTAFHVLAHPLAGSRGAVRYSLTPWKPLIRLHAALHAVGKQAGVPGGAPTTAFRPHLGIAYSNRERSAAAVIDAVAPLRSLPPVPLHFTAVDLVELRRQDRAYRWRTIRSVPLPSVGPSRAPSA, encoded by the coding sequence GTGTCACCCGAGCTGGACACCGATCCCAGCGCGTTTCCCAGCGCGCCGCCTGCCAGCCTCGACGATCCCGAAGTGATCGTCGAGAACGACTGGCGCGCGTTCCAGGAGGTCGAGCGAACGACCAATCACTGGGACCGGCCCGGGTGGTCGGATGAGCAGCGCTCGTACTACTGGATGCACACGTTCCCGGACCCCGGCGAGCTGCTGCAGCGGACGGAACACTGCCAACACGTACTGCAGCATCTGGGTATGGACCCCGTACCCGCCGACGGTCTGCACGTGACCGTGCTGCGCGTGGGCGCAGCCGACCAGGTTTCGACCGCGCAGCTGGAGCATCTCCTCGACCTGACGCAGGAACTGCCCGTCACCGCCTTCCACGTCCTCGCTCACCCTCTGGCCGGCTCACGGGGCGCTGTCCGTTACAGCCTTACGCCGTGGAAGCCGCTGATCCGCCTCCACGCCGCGCTTCACGCCGTGGGAAAGCAGGCCGGCGTCCCCGGCGGCGCTCCGACGACGGCGTTCCGTCCGCATCTGGGCATCGCCTACAGCAACCGAGAGCGATCCGCGGCTGCGGTCATCGACGCCGTCGCACCTCTGCGGTCTCTCCCGCCGGTACCGCTGCACTTCACGGCCGTGGATCTCGTGGAGCTCCGCCGCCAGGACCGGGCCTACCGCTGGCGAACCATCCGGTCGGTTCCCCTGCCTTCCGTCGGCCCCTCACGGGCTCCGTCTGCTTGA
- a CDS encoding aldo/keto reductase: protein MTDLDLTSRHLGQGLLAHPLGVNLGAVGLPGNLPRERDDGPFLDGLRRAVELGANLLDTADSYGAGRAERLVGRLLREYPDRTFLTSSKVGRIRGSAPHAYADRHIHHQLQQTLENLYAEELDLYTLDSWDFGPQDRYLGTAIDQMHTLREVGAIKAIGMQGPYTPAAATPAERAACAERFLHLFRLIRPNVLWTRCNALTPVITLEGEDLFAFTARHGVGVILAAPKAPGLRAGLTPSGAETVPGGLEELHTRFGDAPGTLTRLALLSGVQRAGHCATVVGFSSETQLEESFGTLSGPVLTAGELRTLDDAYARARAQMHPKPKERLPAGTGM from the coding sequence ATGACCGACTTGGACCTGACGAGTCGTCATCTGGGACAGGGCCTCTTGGCTCACCCCCTGGGCGTCAACCTCGGCGCCGTCGGGCTGCCGGGGAACCTTCCCCGCGAGCGGGATGACGGTCCGTTCCTCGACGGGTTGCGCCGCGCGGTGGAGCTCGGCGCCAACCTCCTGGACACCGCCGACTCCTACGGAGCCGGACGGGCCGAACGACTGGTGGGACGCCTGCTGCGGGAGTATCCGGATCGGACGTTCCTGACCAGCAGCAAGGTCGGGAGGATCCGAGGCTCGGCGCCGCACGCCTACGCCGACCGGCACATCCACCACCAGCTGCAGCAGACACTGGAGAACCTCTACGCCGAGGAGCTGGACCTCTACACCCTGGACTCGTGGGACTTCGGCCCTCAAGACCGCTACCTGGGCACCGCAATCGATCAGATGCACACCCTGCGGGAAGTCGGCGCCATCAAGGCCATCGGAATGCAGGGGCCATACACGCCCGCCGCGGCGACGCCCGCCGAGCGCGCCGCCTGCGCCGAGCGATTCCTCCACCTCTTCCGGCTGATCAGACCGAACGTCCTCTGGACCCGATGCAACGCCCTCACGCCGGTGATCACGCTGGAAGGCGAAGACCTCTTCGCGTTCACGGCACGCCACGGGGTCGGCGTGATCCTCGCGGCGCCGAAAGCCCCGGGTCTTCGGGCCGGTCTCACTCCGTCCGGCGCCGAGACGGTACCCGGCGGGCTGGAGGAGCTGCACACTCGATTCGGTGACGCTCCAGGAACGCTGACCCGCCTCGCGCTGCTGTCCGGGGTCCAGCGCGCCGGCCACTGTGCCACGGTCGTCGGCTTCTCCAGCGAGACTCAGCTCGAAGAGAGCTTCGGGACTCTCTCCGGGCCAGTCCTCACCGCTGGCGAGCTGCGGACGCTCGACGACGCGTACGCCCGGGCCCGCGCGCAGATGCACCCGAAGCCGAAGGAGAGGCTCCCGGCCGGTACCGGCATGTGA
- a CDS encoding ATP-binding protein, translating into MPPTTAELVHDRSLGNLLDHCDVELAGLPAPQRTARVALTSFLDDVDEGQVDDAMLIASELIANAVQHSSGAVLIRIEVYELGTALGVVDLGRDTDVLPSQPRNSSVEPDSVAASGRGLFIIQNLADTWSVEETANGKIVIAVLTREGSR; encoded by the coding sequence TTGCCTCCGACTACCGCCGAGCTGGTCCACGACCGGAGCCTCGGAAATCTGTTAGACCACTGCGATGTCGAGCTTGCCGGACTTCCGGCCCCGCAACGCACCGCACGCGTTGCGCTTACCAGCTTCCTGGACGACGTCGACGAGGGACAGGTCGATGACGCCATGCTGATCGCCAGTGAACTCATCGCCAACGCCGTCCAGCACAGCAGCGGCGCGGTCCTCATAAGGATCGAGGTCTACGAGCTCGGCACGGCGCTGGGTGTCGTCGACCTTGGCCGTGACACCGACGTCCTGCCCTCACAACCCCGCAACTCGTCCGTGGAGCCGGACTCCGTGGCTGCAAGCGGACGCGGGTTGTTCATCATCCAGAACCTCGCCGACACCTGGTCGGTCGAGGAAACCGCGAACGGAAAGATCGTCATCGCTGTGCTGACGCGGGAAGGATCTCGCTGA